CAGTCCTGCACTGAGGGGCCACTGACCTCCAatgcacacagaaaaaaaaacaaacaaaatcaaattgAGCCATTTTTAActttattcttttgtttattctttctttctagTTTTGATTTTTGAATGTCTTTATAATTTGTAATATACACTGAGTGTGAGCAAAACCTGCGCCACCGGTCAGGGCAGCTCTGGCTCTCTCGGCTAAGCTGGACTCTGTCTACTTTTACCTCAAGCCGCCATCGGCTGAATCTTGTCTTTTTGTGTGCGAGGGTGGGCGGGGCTTGCATGTTAACGAAGGGGGCGGGGTTTAACTTgggggttttgtttttgtttttcctttttatgACTCTCCTCATGGTCTTTTACAAACGAGGTGACCTGGGTGTACATACCCATTACCCTGCTcccatttagtgtgtgtgtgtgtgtgtgtgtgaatgtgttctCATGGCAGGCCACTGAATTGTAAAGGGAAATCTAGGAGCAAACTGCTGTAAATGCCTCTTCGTTTTTTTTATATCAACACACGCatagatatattaaaaaaaaaatatgtataaatatttacaacTCTATAAGCATATTCCTCTTGGCTCTGATGATAAGCTGATGGTTTTTGTGTAGCAGTAGCATTACCCATGGTCCCTCCACGGCCGCTGGGGTTGTTTTTAAAAGCAGGCTTGTGTTGATCCAGAAACGACGCATGCGTTTTTGTTTAGATGGTTATTTTACAGGGTTTAAATCTAAACAAAGGTGTGGCCATTGCACAGTTTCAGGCGCAGCGCAGGCGTCTGATTGGCTTGCGACATACAGCACTCTCCCTTCCTTTTATGCATTTATACATAAGATTCAAATCAGATTTGTAAGAGTTTAATATAAATGGTTTTTTGTGGTAAACTTTAACAGTTTGTTAGAGTAGATAATCGTCGTTCTTGTCGTTTTAATGTTTATCGATCAGTCGTCTGCAAATCGCTCGTGTAACTCATTGATCCAGGAGTCATTTGTGCTTGTAAATGGAGATTTTTAAGTTTCGTTTGTTTTTATACGGCTTGTTTTCTTGTAGCGTTTGGTATCGAGGGCCCAAAATGCTTGGCTTCGTCCACTTTTTTTTCGTATTCGATCAAATTTTAGCATTAAAAtgacaaccctgctgaaaaatccagctaaaaccagcctaggctttgaccagcctggttttagaggggttttggccatttccaggctcgtttccagccatttccagcctggtattagctggtccggctggaaaatgaccagctaaaccagcctggtttaagctggacatagctggttttagctgggctcccagcctggctaggctggtcaagctggttttaggtggtcatcacccagcctgaccagctaagaccaggctggaaatggctggaaaccagcctgtaaatggctaaaacccctctaaaaccaggctggtcaaagtctaggctggttttagctgttttttttaagtaggGAAGTTTGTTTTGGATATTAGCAGCAATGTTCAGCAGCAGTTATATGAATTTTACACTTAACGTGTTTATtacttctctctctgtgtgtgtgtgtgtgtgtgtgtttgtttatgaatCTCTTAATAATAAATTCTGGATGAACTTTCTCGTGCGTATTAATCATaggacacagaacacacactTGCAGAAGCACTGCCGAGGGTCTCCAGCGCACACGCCTCGTCAGGCGGACGCTCGCTGAAACACTTTTGTAATAAACCATCCGTAAAGCAGCAGGTTTGCTATGAATGAGTTTGAGCACCAGCCTGTCGCTGGCGTGGACGCTGGAACCAAGATCGTAGAAGAAAAAGGAATTGAGCAACATGCAATAATTGTATTAGCGAACTGTCATGGCTTCCGGAGAGTCTGGCTATTGTGTGTTTGCGCGCACGTGTCCTTTTTTAGGCAGATATTTAATTCCAGTTTCTATCATGAGTATCACTGCAAAGCAATATTAATATAACCCGAGAAGATGAAAACGCTGTACTTTTGAATGATTTTGGTCTTTGTGGATGTTGGTTGGATTCCTATTGCCGTTTTTTGTGTTCATGTACTTACTTTGCTTGTATCAATCAGTGGGAATGTGCATATGGTGGACTAgctctttttgttttgttcatttacgctacgtgaatttaatttaatttgttttggagAATTTAAATGTGCTCGCCTGCATGCCAGAGTATTgttctgatctctctctctcgctctctcttatgaaatatttattatgacgcagtaatttttttttttactatgcgTAAATCAATACAGTGAGACTGTTTTGAGTAGCGATGTTGTCCGGTCTCCTCTTTTACAGGATTTTAAGAGTTCTTATCAGCGGCTGAACGGGTGGAGATGTCAGTCTCTGTGGGCTCCAACCTAAACGAGGTAGTTTCTTCAATCATTGGGTCGCCGAGACTGACATGTCCGCCTGTTTGTTTCCAATTAGGAGCCTCTGTTTTTTTCCCTCTATGCTCTCCAGTGCAGTGGAGCCCCCTGCTGGCTCCATGCATTTCTGCTTGCATGTGTCGGCCCCCGGGGGTCCCTGCACCAGGATTAcctctctttttatttttaaaccattcGATTTAGAGAGCatgagtttattattattattttttaattcctaTTTGATATCTATATGGCTTTGTTATTTGGAAAGACGTGTAATTTAAATTTTCGTTTCTCTTACTGGTGTgtagcttttattttgttttccttttgttatttttgtgctgttttattCTCGTGTTCTGAGCTGTGACTTCTTGTCCGATAGCAATAGTGGGCACTTTCTTTGACCTGCTTTATGGAGGCTCCTGGAGCTCCTCCAGTCCCTGTGCCCCGTCTGTTGCTGTATTGCTTTgtgacatataaaaaaataaagttaaaaaaatccccccttattttttttttttttttagcctgcAGGGAATATTTGTGTTATTGTGCAAAGTAATAAATTGGTATTTTATGCCTATAACACACATCTTTGTGTCGTGTCGTTATTGACGTGAGGATTAATTGACGTGCTGTTGAGTTGTGCATtggttattttattaattcaacaGCCTTATTTAGCTTTTATACAGTGGTTTGTCAGGTTATTGTCCTCCACCTGCTTCAGTGTGTGCAGTGTGaataatatctgttaatgaacagtttctgtattttctgtttatttgcattATGAGATGTTGATCTGTTTTTTTGACTTCTGATGTTCAAAGTGACATTTTTAGTAGAttgatattataatataatgtataagaaataatatctagagaaacaagtgtgtaaaatgacagtaaatgtgctgcagtttattacaaggtgctTGTAGAGGAATATACAACATCATCccagacaatacagcactgcagactattacacatgtgcagaaaagtcacttttcacactttttaaggttaaaagttgttgaaggaGAGATTTTGGTGCCGTACTGCAATTCAAgagcagaaataaatgaaaaaactgcttatttactGATATCTTCACAgtgtagcactagtttcttccacattttgatgtgatttttgattGTTGTTGCTATGAAATAACTCAAATCATTCAACGGAGAGATACGGAGCTGTAATTCACCCAAACCTGCCGGAAATACTTTGGCATGCACCTTAAAATGCTCATcagtcaatcagaatcaagcatttaacaggACCCATAGTATATggtcatacactcaccggccactttattaggtacacctgtccagctgctcgttaacgcaaatttctaatcagccaatcacatggcagcagctcactccatttaggcatgtagacatggtcaagacgatctgctgcagttcagactgagcatcagaatggggaagaaaggggatttaagagactttgaacgtgacatggttgttggtgccagaagagctgctctgagtatttcagaaactgctgatctactgggattttcacgcacaaccatctctagggtttacagagaaacaaaGAGGaactatccagtgagcggcagttctgtgggcgcaaatgccttgttgatgtcagaggtcagaggagaatggccagactggttccagctgatagaaaggcaacagtaactcaaataagcactcgttacaaccgaggtctgcagaagagcatctctgaacacacaacacgtccaaccttgaggcggatgggctacagcagcagaagaccacaccgggtgccgctcctgtcagctaagaacaggaaactgaggctacaattcacacaggctcaccaaaactggacaatagaagattggagaaacgttgcctggtctgatgagtctccatttctgctgccacattcagatgctcggctcacaatttggcctcaacaacatgaaagcatggatccatcctgccttgtatcagcggttcagcctggtgatggtggtgtaatggtgtggtggagattttctttgggtccattaataccaattgagcatggtgtcaacaccacagcctacctgagtattgctgctgaccatgtccatccctttatgagcacagtgtctccatcttctgatggctacttccagcaggataacgcaccatgtcataaagcaccaatcatctcagactggtttcttgaacatgacaatgagttcactgtactcaaatggcctccacagtcaccagagctcaatctaatagagcaccttagggatgtgttggtacgggagattggcatcatggatgtgcagagaacaaatctgcagcaactgtgtgatgctatcatgtcaatatggagcaaaatctctgaggaatatttccagtagcttgttgaatctctgacatgaaggattaaagcaaaaGGGGGCCCAAAtcgttactagtaaggtgtacctaataaagtggcaggtgagagtatattgttgttttttgttagtCTAATTTTATGTAGTTTGAATAATATGGatgtctttttattttaagaaaaatccACTAGATGGGATTGTGATTCAGTCAGCTTtactttagatcaggggtcaccaaacttgttcctggagggctggtgtcctgcagatttttgctccaaccgtaatcaaacatacctgaacaagctaatcaaggtcttactaggtatacttgaaacatccaggtagGTGTCTTGagccaagttggagctaaatcctgcagggacaccggccctccaggaacaagtttggtgacccctgctttagatgttgtaaacataacaatttaagcctgaggtgtccaaactctgtcctggagagctgatgtcctgctgagtttagctcaaCACACCTGCCGGGAAGGTTTTACTATATCTTGTAAGGGCTTGattggctggttcaggtgtgtttgattagggttggagctaaactctccaggactgagctttgggcacccctgctttaagcttTGCTCACTGATTGCTTTTAACTCTTGTATTCCACAGAGAAAGCTTTGAATTAggctctttttttcttctttttccctcttttagtcttatttgtttataatttgatGATTATGCCACATTTAATTTACAAAAGtgaatgaaaaatgtaatttaagtttgcacttttgttttaaataacttttgtaaaaaaataaattgttgaaaTTCGGGTGAAAATGTTTGTAACTCAGTGTAGATCGTATATGTGCAAACGAAATGCATATTCTAAGCTGTGTTTATGTACAAGAATGCGTAATCATCTAATTTATGATCAAAAATCTATTCCTAATGACAAAAAGGATGCTATTAtactctgttatttatttattttttatttgagaaagaaaaaacTGAATTCTCCACCAATAATCAATGGGAATTGGCCTTGTGTTGCAGAAGTGTGTGTATTTCTGCATTATTCTGCCTCAAATTTTATTATActctgttttttattgttttattaaacagaGTACTGAATTCTCCACCAAAAATGGATGGGGATTGGCATATTATTGCATAAATGTGTGTAGTTTGGAATTATTCAGCCTAAAATGCTGTTATACTCTGTTTTTTTTCGTTTTTCTGATACGAAGTACTGAATTGTTGAAAAATAAGGGATGTAAAATTGGCATATTATTGCATAAATTTGTCTATTTTGCCATTATTCAGGCTAAAAAGCTGTTATACTCTGTTTATGTTAGTTTTTCTGATACAAAGTGCTGAATTATCCTCCAAAAATGGATGGGGATTGGCATATTATtgcataaatgtgtgtattttggaATTATTCTACCTAAAAGGCTGTTGTACTCTGTATTTGTTAGTTTTTCCTGATATAAAGTACTAAATTCTCGATCTAAAACGGATGTAAAATTGGCATATTATtgcataaatgtgtgtattttgaaaTTATTCAGCCTAAAATGCTGTTATactctgtttttgttgtttttctgatACAAAGTGCTGAATTCTCCACCAAAATATTAATGAGGATTGGCATATTATTGCATAAATGTGCGTATTTTGGAATTATTCTACCTAAAATGCTGTCATACTGTTAAGTACTGAATTCTTGATCAAAAATGGATGTTAAATTGGAATATTATtgcataaatgtgtgtattttgccATTATTCTGCCTAAAATGCTGTTATACTTTTTTTGTGCTGAATTCTCCTCCAAAAATATACAAGTATGAAGACTTCCGATGACTATTAATGATAATTTTGGGTCTCATGCTATCGCTAttcttgtttttaatatttggacATAGAAACCATCACAATGTGCTTTGTAATGAATCTTTTTCTGTTCCACTGAGAAAAGCaactcacttttttattttatttatggattattATATCTGTTTTCACAGTCTTCAAGAAAGTGAACACTGAAACGTACAGATCAGCTGTTGATATTTCTGCTCTCAGGTTTCTTGTTTGATTGAGCTGCTCTGTGGGCCGTCACTCTTTCCTTTGTTTCCCTCTCTCGTTTCCTGTGTCCTCTGCTGTTGCCATGGCCACAGTTGCCAAGGAGAGGCAGCCACGAGAGAAAGGAAACTTAAACCAGAGATCTTGTATCCCATAATATTTAATTCATCAGCACAGACACCGACGTCTGCGGGTTACAGAGCGGGCCCGAACAGAAAAAAGACCCACTACACAAACGTTTGAACTCATTTATTAGTAGTTACTTTAACAGTTATGTTATTGAGAATCACCAAACTACAATTCCCTTCACCACCATCCcataaatacaacaaacaaagaaaacactaTCAATTTATCATTAAACACCTTGCTAAGTAACCTTATATTGCTGTAATCAGACCTTTGTAAAATATCCCTGTACAACTCCACAGCCATGTAAGTTCACACCTCGGCCTAAAAAGCTGCTATActccttttttctttgtttattttgtttttaagagaaagagaaagtactGAATTCTCCACCAAAAATGGAGGGGATTTGGCATATTGTTGCATAAATGTGCATATTTTGGTGTTATATTGCCTAAAATGATATTATACTCTGTTAATTATTttctgagagagagaaagtacTGAATTCTTCACCAAACATTAATGGAAATAGGTTGTGTATTTTTGCATTATTCAGCCAAAAATGCTGTTAtactgtttttgttattattttgtaaaacaaagTACTGAATTCTCCACCAAAAAATGGATGGGAATTGGCATATTGTTGCATAAATGTCAGCATTATTCtgccaaaaatgctgttttactCTGTTTTTGTTAGGTTTTTTTATACAAAGTTCTGAATTCTTGATTAAAAATGAATGGGAATTGGCATATTGTtacataaatgtgtgtattttggatgcttttgtacattaaaaatgctgttgtgctctgtttttgtttgttttttcgagAAAGTGTTCAAATATTCGCCAAAAATTCATGGGAATTGGAATTTTGTTGCAGAGGTGTGCATATTTTACCATTATTCCACCTAAATTGCTATtatactgtttttttaaagaaaaaaagtgttCAAATCTCCACCAAAATGGGTGGGAATTGGGATATTATTgcagacgtgtgtgtgtttgccactATTCCACCTGAATTGCtgttatactgtttttttttttgttttttttttttgagcaaaagTGCTAAATTCTCCACCAAAAATGGATGTGAAAATGGTATATTGTTGCAAAAgtgtgtgtattttaacattattcTGCCTAAAATGCTATTGTGTGGTTTACAGTTTaaattttgagagagagagagagagagagagagagagagagagagagagagagagagagagagagagtattcaATTCTCTCCAAAAATGGAAGTGAATTGGCATATTGTTGcagaaatgtgtgtattttacaattattttggaTAAAATGTcattatactatttatttattatttgagacAGAGAATGTTCTGATTTTGCCACCAAAAATAGACTTAATTAGCATTATGTTGCAGAAGTGTGTGTATTATTGCATTATTGTGCCCAAAAATCTGTAATACTGTtttatttcttagtttttttaaccaaaaatgctaaattcaccaaaaatgaatgtaaaattggCATATTGTTGCAAAAGTGTGCATATTTTGATGTTATTCTGCCTAAAATGCTATTGTACTGTtttatagtttgtttgttttttttttgagagagagaaagtaCTCAATTCTCCACCAAAAATGGACTGGATTGGCATTATATTGCATTATTCTGCCTAAAAATCTGTTGTactctatttatttgtttgttttttgattgaaAGTGCTAAATTCTCCACCAAAAATGGTTGTGAATTGGCATATTGTTGCAAAAGTGTGTATTTTGACATGATTCACCCTTAGACATGCACACAGCATCCTTTCTTTGTCTTAAACACAAAGGGGCGAGCACTCTTCAGCAGCGGCCCTTCAAAAGCAGCTGTATTTCTGATGGCCTTTGTGTTAATTGATCCTCTCTCGccctccctcctcctcctcctctctctccgTCTCCCTTTATATCCAGCCATCCGCTGTTTTCCTTTCAGGATGAGATGCTGGATCAGACTGAACACCTGTAAGGGTTATTAGGACACCCAATAGGGGATCACCAATCTGATAAAAGCCAACCAATCTGTGAAGGTTTTGTTGCATTGCTTTTGTCTTTGCACAAGTGGTCTGAAGCACAGCATTCATTTTGTTTCCTCTTGATGATTGAAAAACGACTGCAACTACAGCTCTTTTGGCTTCACAAGGTTCTgatgacttttctttttttattcaaatgcatGAAGCCTCGCCAGACTCTAGTGTAGGTTCTTGTTTGACGTTGGAACTGATGCATCATTGACGGCTGCTGAATCCACGTCACGGTGTCAGATTCAATGACCTGTTTGGGTAAGACAACACCAGACTGGGTTGCAACCAGCGATAAGGATAGATCTTTCTTTACCGTCAATGCAACGAGTCCATCACACGTTACAGCACTGCCAGACTAACTTTGGATGTGGTGTTGGTGGAGTTCTGCATTGAAGTTCAGTCAATCCCCATGCAGGGTGAGCTGAGAGAACTGGCAGCAGTGCTCGGAGATCTTCAATTATTCATCTCCTCAAACAAAGACCAGGAGAAAGTGAGCACAACTGTCTAAGAGACCAAAAGACGGGCTAGAATGCGGGTGAACAGGACTTTGTTCCAAGAAATTTGAAAGAGAAAACCAAGAGGAACTTTCTAAAGGTACCGACTGAGAGGTTCTGTCTAAGGATTGGCAAACGCAACAAGAACGAAGGACAGAATTGAAAACCAAAAGAAACTTCGAGGATTTTGCGCTGGGATTATTTACAGACCAAACCAAGGTCTTGAGAGCATCTTTCAAGAAGGACTGACCAGGACTTACTACAGAGGATTGGCAAATGTGTCGACAAGAAGAATTCAAGTAAACAAAACACTCCTTCAAGACATTTGAAATTCAAGATCTTGTAAGATACTTTCAATCAACTTCTTGTAGAGGATTCGCTAACGTGCCAAGACCAAATACGAGAAAATTGAAACTAATCAAGAGTAACTTTCAAAGACTGACCAAGAACTCTTGTTCTTGGCAATTGACTTCTAGAGAATTGGCTAACGAGTAGAAACCGAAGGACAGACAAGAACATTTAAAGGAATCGAGAGTGGTTTTCAAGGTCTGACCAAGAACTCCTCTTGAGAATTGGCAAACGTGTGAACCAAAAGATTATACTTCTTGTGGAGGATTGGCCAATGtggacaaacaaaacattttatttattttcaaggaCTGAAAAAGAAGACATTCTGATAATTGGCAAATGTGTCCATCACCAAAATACGACTAATAACCTTCCCCAAGAAATTTTGAATTCAACACCACAATCTTGCAAGGAATCTTTGAGTGACTGCAACTTCTTGCGGAGGATTGGCATATGtgtcaaactaaactaaacaaaatcacCTCCAAGGCATTTGAAATTCAAGATCTTGTAAGATACTTTCAAGAAACGTCTTGTGGAAAACTGGCTAACATGCCGAGACCAAAGAACAGAAAATTAAATTAAGAACTTAACTAATTAAGAGTCATTTTCAAGGACTGACCAAGAACTCTTCCTGAGAATTAGCAAGTGCGTCAACCAGAAAAACACGACCAAAACCTCCCCTCCAAGACATTTGAAATTCAATATCTTGCAAGTAACTTTCAATAAACTTCTTTCTGAGAATTGGCTAACGTGCTGAGACTGAAGGACAGACGATACAATTTAAAGCAAACAAAAGATATTTTCGAGTACAGACAACGATCTCTTCCTGAAAATTGGTTAACGTGTCGACCAGAGGAATAAACCTGGACAAAGCTCTCCTCAAAGACGTTTTAAACTGATCACCTAGGTCTTGCAAGGAATTTTCAAGAAACTTTTCATGGAGGTTTGGCTTACGTGCTGACACCAAAGCAAATTCAAGAAATCAAGGATCTTTCGAGTGACATCCTGCAGAGCATTGGCCCTCTGATCTCTATGAGCATAACCATCTGATCAAATTATCCACAACTAGACCACTTGCAAAACACAACCAAACTCTTCCTGAGAATTGACAAACGTGTCGACCAGAAAACAAATTCAAGAAATCAAGGATCCTTCAAGTGAAGTCCTGCAGAACATTGGCCCTCTGATCTCTGTGGGCAAAACCATCTGATCCGATTATCCCCAATTGGACCTTTCGCAAACGTAAAGGTGTCTTCGAGGTTGTGGCCCGAGGAGGCGTGGTACTCAGAGGGAGGCGAGATGGTAAACACGGGCATGCAATTGATCAGTTTCACCTGTGCTGTAACTGGCTGGATTATGGCTATAGCAGTGACTGCGTTACCCCAATGGAAGGTCACGGCTTTCATCGGCAGCAATATCTTGACCTCGGAGATCGTCTGGCAGGGGATCTGGATGAACTGCATCTACCAGACCACCGGGCACATGCAGTGTAAAACCTACGACTCCATGTTGGCTCTACCGCCTGATATACAAGCTGCAAGGGCGCTGATGTGCATTGCGATTTTCTTGGGCTGGTTGTCCTGCACCGTTTCTTGCTGCGGAATGAAGTGCACCACCTGTGCCGGGGATGATCGCCATGCTAAGGCTGGCATAGCGTTATCCGGCGGGGTGCTTTTCATCCTGACGGGACTTTGCGTCCTGGTGCCAGTTTCCTGGACAGCAAACACTGTGGTGCAGGACTTCTACAACCCCAATGTCCCACTCCAGCATAAACGGGAGCTCGGACAGGCTATATACCTGGGCTGGGCGGCTGCGGTGATTCTTATGATTAGTGGTGCCGTTTTGAGCAGCACCTGCCCACATATAGAGCGCGG
This DNA window, taken from Danio aesculapii chromosome 19, fDanAes4.1, whole genome shotgun sequence, encodes the following:
- the cldn35 gene encoding claudin-4, giving the protein MVNTGMQLISFTCAVTGWIMAIAVTALPQWKVTAFIGSNILTSEIVWQGIWMNCIYQTTGHMQCKTYDSMLALPPDIQAARALMCIAIFLGWLSCTVSCCGMKCTTCAGDDRHAKAGIALSGGVLFILTGLCVLVPVSWTANTVVQDFYNPNVPLQHKRELGQAIYLGWAAAVILMISGAVLSSTCPHIERGGYRRGYIGRSFANSRPSAPDPPKPITNSTLPLKEYV